In Zingiber officinale cultivar Zhangliang chromosome 6A, Zo_v1.1, whole genome shotgun sequence, a single genomic region encodes these proteins:
- the LOC121998507 gene encoding UDP-glycosyltransferase CGT-like codes for MLPIADPTMAETQTYGDRRRTPHIVLVPSAGMGHLTPFLRLAAQLSARDCRVSLLTTHPTVSAAEERHVDAFFAAFPGVRRLDLHLPLLDPSELNCADPFFLRFESIRRSAHLLPRVLADASPPVSAVIVDIVAASSYLPAVAEMGLPSYVLFTSSAAMLALCAYFPTYLATKNTFGVGDIDIPGAGRVPKSSVPMLLHDPNQLFAKQFLENGQALPKADGILVNTLHALEPEVLAALNEGKVTPDLPPVLAIGPILPEMSGEGESFSAPLAWLDRQPDRSVVYVSFGSRTAMPAEQIRELGIGLERSGLRFLWVVKSKMVDRAELEVGLEELLGEEYLAKIKDRGMVVKDWVEQAEILRHRAVGGFVSHCGWNSVTEAALYGVRILAWPIAGDQRVNAAVVARGGLGIWVEGWSWQAEEPIKAEEISERLKDLMAVEGLRAMGAEAADVGGTSYQVLTRFVESLKL; via the coding sequence ATGCTCCCCATCGCCGACCCAACGATGGCCGAGACGCAGACGTACGGTGACCGCCGGCGAACTCCCCATATCGTCCTCGTCCCAAGCGCCGGGATGGGTCACCTCACCCCCTTCCTGCGCCTCGCGGCCCAGCTCTCCGCCCGCGACTGCCGCGTCTCCCTCTTGACCACCCATCCCACGGTCTCCGCCGCGGAGGAACGCCACGTCGACGCTTTCTTCGCCGCGTTCCCCGGCGTCCGCCGCCTCGACCTCCACCTCCCACTGCTCGACCCATCCGAACTCAACTGCGCCGACCCCTTCTTCCTCCGCTTCGAATCCATCCGCCGTTCGGCCCACCTGCTCCCGCGCGTTCTCGCCGACGCCTCGCCGCCAGTTTCCGCCGTGATCGTCGACATCGTGGCGGCGTCCTCCTACCTCCCCGCTGTCGCCGAAATGGGACTCCCCAGCTATGTCCTCTTCACCTCCTCCGCCGCGATGCTCGCGCTCTGCGCCTACTTTCCCACCTACCTCGCCACGAAGAACACTTTCGGCGTCGGCGACATCGACATCCCCGGGGCGGGGAGGGTGCCGAAGTCCAGCGTCCCCATGCTGCTGCACGACCCAAACCAGCTCTTCGCGAAGCAATTCCTGGAGAACGGGCAAGCGCTCCCAAAAGCCGACGGCATTTTAGTGAACACCTTGCATGCGTTGGAGCCCGAGGTGCTCGCGGCGCTGAACGAGGGGAAAGTGACGCCCGATCTGCCTCCGGTCTTAGCGATCGGGCCGATCCTACCGGAGATGAGCGGGGAAGGGGAGTCCTTCTCGGCGCCGCTCGCTTGGCTGGATAGGCAGCCGGACAGATCGGTGGTGTACGTGAGCTTTGGGAGCCGAACGGCGATGCCGGCGGAGCAAATAAGGGAGTTAGGGATCGGGCTGGAGAGGAGCGGGTTGAGATTCCTGTGGGTGGTGAAGAGCAAGATGGTGGATCGGGCGGAGTTGGAGGTGGGGTTGGAGGAGCTGCTGGGGGAGGAATACCTGGCTAAGATCAAGGACAGGGGGATGGTGGTGAAGGATTGGGTAGAGCAGGCGGAGATCCTGCGGCACCGGGCGGTGGGAGGCTTCGTGAGCCACTGCGGCTGGAACTCAGTGACGGAGGCGGCACTGTACGGGGTGAGGATCCTGGCGTGGCCGATCGCCGGCGACCAGAGGGTGAACGCAGCGGTGGTGGCGCGGGGCGGACTGGGGATTTGGGTGGAAGGGTGGAGCTGGCAGGCAGAAGAGCCAATAAAGGCAGAGGAGATAAGCGAGCGGTTGAAGGATCTGATGGCCGTGGAGGGGCTGAGGGCGATGGGAGCCGAGGCGGCAGATGTCGGAGGAACCTCCTACCAAGTGCTAACGCGCTTCGTCGAGAGCTTAAAGCTTTAA